A part of Candidatus Binatia bacterium genomic DNA contains:
- a CDS encoding methyltransferase domain-containing protein: MSLFYRIAYWLGVTPWEQALEQPSVARQLAALFDREEEGREPPYGRVLDLGCGSGIHAVELARRGWQVVGVDAVPRAIERARERARAQGVSVDFRLGDVTDLAALHLEPGFRLFLDFGTVHGLTPEQCLAVGRAVTALAAPDATLLMIAFAPGRRPPLPRGLDRAEIERIYPGWTITDELAQDAELPWVLEKVGAAPRWYRLRRG; this comes from the coding sequence ATGAGCCTCTTCTATCGGATCGCGTACTGGCTTGGCGTGACGCCGTGGGAGCAAGCTCTCGAGCAACCGTCGGTCGCGCGTCAGCTCGCGGCGCTGTTCGACCGCGAGGAAGAAGGACGCGAGCCGCCGTACGGCCGTGTGCTCGACCTCGGCTGCGGCAGCGGCATCCACGCCGTCGAGCTCGCGCGCCGCGGCTGGCAGGTGGTTGGCGTCGACGCTGTGCCGCGGGCGATCGAGCGGGCGCGCGAGCGCGCTCGCGCGCAGGGCGTGAGCGTCGACTTTCGCCTCGGCGACGTCACCGACCTCGCGGCCCTGCACCTCGAGCCCGGCTTCCGCCTGTTCCTCGACTTCGGCACCGTGCACGGCCTCACGCCGGAGCAGTGCCTCGCGGTGGGGCGCGCGGTCACCGCGCTCGCCGCGCCCGACGCGACGTTGCTGATGATCGCCTTTGCGCCCGGCCGCCGGCCGCCGCTGCCGCGCGGCCTCGACCGCGCGGAGATCGAGCGCATCTACCCCGGGTGGACGATCACCGACGAGCTGGCGCAGGACGCGGAGCTGCCGTGGGTGCTCGAGAAGGTCGGCGCGGCGCCGCGGTGGTACCGGCTGCGGCGGGGGTGA
- a CDS encoding type II toxin-antitoxin system prevent-host-death family antitoxin encodes MPRKPTKATRIQVKIGEARARFSEFVRRALAGDEVIIAEAKRPILRLVPVTGGVPRKPGSAKGTIRMAADFDATPDEFSDYVA; translated from the coding sequence ATGCCTCGCAAGCCAACCAAGGCGACACGCATCCAGGTCAAGATCGGCGAGGCGAGGGCGCGCTTCTCCGAGTTCGTGCGCCGGGCTCTCGCGGGCGACGAGGTGATCATCGCCGAGGCCAAACGCCCGATCCTGCGGCTCGTGCCCGTGACGGGGGGCGTGCCTCGGAAGCCAGGCTCGGCGAAGGGCACGATTCGCATGGCCGCGGATTTCGACGCCACACCGGACGAGTTCTCCGACTACGTGGCGTGA